A single window of Liolophura sinensis isolate JHLJ2023 chromosome 6, CUHK_Ljap_v2, whole genome shotgun sequence DNA harbors:
- the LOC135467579 gene encoding PIN2/TERF1-interacting telomerase inhibitor 1-like, with the protein MAMLAAPRRKQKFSIDPRGSSWSKDETKFGQKMLEKMGWSKGRGLGVNEDGRTEHVKISLKDDTRGVGCSKSLADNWISHQDDFNSLLASLNQNGMNTEPDAVDNAKVWSLEAKSKSSKGRLHYQKFTRGKDLSSRKLEDLDCIFGRRKNKALKEKTKSVVEENLTSLPESVDSPAEQYGVQTFESTDSIQGYFARKMAKLDSSKRTNIEVNGAGGKDNEVKAQEQGSENLGLGIKTYSSSQSVQDYFAQKMAKLKKERLSSDVKASDASCESVVPLTEEPGDKPVKRQKKKKKRKQSCDEKSGEPVEKKKERKITVDSEGTLHKLSCETLTKESDVESNKKRKKDKKKREIDSDVSTNIFLDTKNKKVVSNKNLNHMPQELSAPVKRDMDSRKRIRFRDPLSSALGETTLQGSIETFTDEITKAEDPEEKIGTSETMVVVKTPQVMNTEEHSEIGAHSPKKKRSKKKAKHKDVSEQIHMSEKVDRSNIPAPEENSKGSAFQEDCVNNTENSKNGDKANASKKRKKKKEKRTSEARERLMKKRKYILDCGKFKIIETGFTGSNLDQIPGYSNSSLLLKTS; encoded by the exons ATGAGACTAAATTTGGACAGAAGATGTTGGAAAAGATGGGCTGGTCTAAAGGCCGAGGTTTGGGGGTCAATGAAGATGGAAGAACTGAACATGTGAAGATATCCCTGAAAGATGACACAAGAG GGGTTGGATGTAGCAAAAGTCTGGCTGATAACTGGATCTCACATCAAGACGATTTCAACAGCCTGCTGGCCAGTTTAAACCAGAACGGTATGAACACAGAGCCCGATGCCGTGGATAACGCCAAGGTTTGGAGTCTGGAGGCAAAGTCTAAGTCCTCTAAAGGCAGACTTCA CTATCAGAAGTTCACCAGGGGAAAGGATCTTTCCTCTCGAAAACTGGAAGATTTGGATTGTATCTTTGGCAGGAGAAAGAATAAAGCGTTGAAAGAG AAGACAAAATCAGTTGTAGAGGAGAACCTTACCTCCTTGCCTGAATCAGTGGATTCACCTGCTGAGCAGTATGGGGTACAGACATTTGAAAGTACAGACAGCATTCAGGGATACTTTGCCAGGAAAATGGCTAAACTGGATTCCAGCAAGAGGACAAACATT GAGGTGAATGGGGCAGGAGGAAAGGATAATGAAGTGAAGGCACAGGAGCAGGGAAGTGAAAACCTGGGACTGGGAATTAAAACCTATAGTAGTTCACAAAGTGTTCAGGATTATTTTGCTCAGAAGATGGCAAAGCTGAAGAAAGAGAGGCTGAGTTCTGACGTGAAAGCATCAGACGCCAGCTGTGAGTCTGTAGTACCATTAACAGAAGAACCGGGCGACAAGCCTGTCAAAAgacagaagaaaaagaaaaagcgAAAACAGAGCTGTGACGAGAAATCTGGAGAACCtgtagaaaagaaaaaggaGAGAAAAATTACTGTCGATTCTGAAGGTACATTACACAAGTTGTCTTGTGAGACATTAACTAAGGAGAGTGATGTTGAAAGCaataaaaagagaaagaagGATAAGAAAAAGAGGGAGATTGATAGTGATGtatcaacaaatatttttttggacactaaaaataaaaaggtagtttcaaataaaaatttaaatcacaTGCCACAAGAATTGTCTGCTCCAGTCAAAAGGGATATGGACAGTAGAAAAAGGATTAGGTTTAGAGATCCTCTTTCCTCAGCCCTAGGGGAGACAACCCTACAGGGTTCTATTGAGACTTTTACAGATGAAATCACTAAGGCTGAAGATCCTGAGGAGAAAATTGGAACTTCAGAGACAATGGTAGTGGTTAAAACCCCACAGGTTATGAACACTGAAGAGCATTCTGAAATTGGTGCACATTCACCAAAGAAGAAAAGGTCCAAGAAAAAAGCAAAGCATAAAGATGTAAGTGAGCAGATACACATGTCTGAGAAAGTGGATAGAAGTAATATCCCTGCTCCTGAAGAAAACAGTAAAGGGTCCGCTTTTCAGGAAGATTGTGTCAATAATACAGAAAATTCCAAGAATGGAGACAAAGCAAATGCTAGCAAGAagaggaaaaagaaaaaggaaaaacgGACTTCAGAGGCCAGAGAAAGgctgatgaaaaaaagaaaatatatattggACTGTGGCAAATTTAAGATTATTGAGACCGGATTTACAGGGTCTAATCTTGATCAAATCCCAGGGTATTCCAACAGCAGCCTTTTGTTAAAGACTTCATGA